The following nucleotide sequence is from Staphylococcus chromogenes.
CTAAAGCCTTCGAACTTATTTCTAAACCTCAATCTTTGCCACCACATATACAAATAGAAATCATTCATTTACTATCTACGGCTAGCGGGCATTTAGGAATGGTAGGCGGTCAAACATTAGATATGCAAAGCGAGGGAGAAAAACTACAACTCCATCAATTAGAGACCATTCATAGCCACAAAACAGGGGCTTTAATTCATTTTGCAATTGAAAGTGCAACAATCATCTCCGAAGCACCTTCACATGTCAAAAATTTACTTTCAAACTTTGCAGAACAATTGGGTATCATTTTTCAAATTAAAGATGATTTGCTAGATGTCAATGGTGATCAAGAAAAATTGGGTAAACCTGTAGGAAGTGATATTCTTAATGATAAAAGTACTTACGTTTCATTGCTAGGTGAGGCAGGTGCAGAGAAACAACTCTCGTCACATGTATCTAAGGCAACTGAAATTTTAAATACTTTATCAAAAGATTATGATACTACAAATTTAAACGAACTATTAAAATTATTTTATCAGCGTCAAAAATAAATACGTTGATGATACAATGATTTAGGGTGATAAAAATGGATGTACGTGAAATTAAAGATCCCTCATTTTTAAAAAATTTGAGTGTGAAAGAATTAGAAGCTTTAAGTGAAGATATACGGCAATTCCTAATACAAACATGCTCAAAAACAGGGGGGCACATTGGTGCTAACCTTGGCGTCGTTGAGCTAACCATTGCACTTCACAAGCATTATAATAGCCCACAAGATAAAATTCTTTGGGATGTAGGACATCAAAGTTATATACATAAAATTTTAACTGGTAGAGGACATCAATTCGACACTTTACGTCAATATAAAGGACTCTGTGGTTTTCCGAAACTCAGAGAGTCAGAACACGATGTGTGGGAAGCGGGACATAGTTCCACTTCGCTTTCTGCTGCCATGGGTATGGCAAAAGCGCGTGATATCATGAATCAAAATCACCATGTGATACCTGTTATAGGAGATGGCGCGCTTACAGGTGGTATGGCATTGGAAGCACTTAACAATATCGGTCATGACCGCACAAATATGACTATTATCTTAAACGATAATGAAATGAGTATCGCACCAAATGTTGGCGCGATGCATAATATGTTAGGTCGTATTCGGATGAATCAAGGTTATAACAAGCTCAAAC
It contains:
- a CDS encoding polyprenyl synthetase family protein, translating into MMNPKLNKILTDFNVALNNSVTSSPLQTKLEESMRYSLEAGGKRIRPLLLLSTLDMLSEKSYQSGMTTAIALEMIHTYSLIHDDLPVMDNDDYRRGKPTNHKKYGEWLAILAGDALLTKAFELISKPQSLPPHIQIEIIHLLSTASGHLGMVGGQTLDMQSEGEKLQLHQLETIHSHKTGALIHFAIESATIISEAPSHVKNLLSNFAEQLGIIFQIKDDLLDVNGDQEKLGKPVGSDILNDKSTYVSLLGEAGAEKQLSSHVSKATEILNTLSKDYDTTNLNELLKLFYQRQK